One window of the Halobacillus litoralis genome contains the following:
- a CDS encoding sugar phosphate isomerase/epimerase family protein, translating to MSVGVLAHLFGKMSYKELAYKVGEKGFPHVQLALWKAFNDYDFSKPGRLSPRLAEDISEEFDKHDVSISVLACYLHFFHENVDLRRENIDRFKELIRYARFFGAPMVTAEVGKVQSDELTGDEWLIMKTSLEELVEEAEKWGVYIGIEPANDHLIGTAQSLKWMLEEVPSSHIGVVLDPGNLLHENNISHQDNVIKEAFDLLGSRIIAAHAKDRVIGPDGKIETVVPGKGDLNYELYMSLLEQYKPQVSIIMEAAREHQMLEAKSFIEQTREQARMKASVTQVLPN from the coding sequence ATGAGTGTAGGGGTATTGGCTCACTTATTTGGAAAAATGTCTTATAAAGAGCTTGCATATAAAGTGGGAGAAAAAGGTTTTCCGCACGTACAACTGGCATTATGGAAAGCCTTCAATGATTATGACTTCAGTAAACCAGGACGTTTGAGTCCAAGATTGGCAGAGGATATTTCGGAAGAATTCGATAAACATGACGTCTCCATTTCCGTTTTGGCTTGCTATTTGCACTTTTTCCATGAAAACGTAGATCTCCGCCGGGAAAATATCGATCGCTTCAAAGAATTGATCCGCTACGCAAGGTTCTTCGGTGCTCCGATGGTCACTGCAGAGGTCGGCAAGGTACAGTCAGATGAACTGACTGGGGACGAGTGGCTTATTATGAAAACGTCATTAGAAGAATTGGTAGAGGAAGCGGAGAAATGGGGAGTCTATATTGGCATTGAACCTGCCAATGATCATTTGATCGGTACCGCTCAATCATTGAAATGGATGTTGGAAGAAGTGCCTTCCTCCCACATTGGTGTCGTATTGGATCCAGGTAATCTCCTACATGAAAATAACATTTCACATCAGGACAACGTGATTAAAGAAGCTTTTGATTTGCTGGGCTCTCGTATTATCGCAGCTCATGCAAAAGATCGTGTAATCGGGCCAGACGGGAAAATCGAGACGGTTGTTCCGGGGAAAGGGGATTTGAATTACGAGTTATATATGTCATTACTAGAGCAGTATAAGCCACAAGTTAGCATCATCATGGAAGCTGCAAGAGAACATCAAATGCTTGAAGCGAAAAGCTTTATTGAGCAGACTCGCGAACAGGCGCGGATGAAAGCTTCTGTAACTCAAGTTTTGCCGAACTGA
- a CDS encoding sugar kinase: MGNRTEIVTIGESMVLFQPYTGGTIKYTPLLTKSVGGAESNLAFGLSRLGRKVRWISRIGDDPFGELILSTLAGEGVEVTHVEKDHEHPTALYFKEAKTPGDPRVHYYRKHSAASQLAPDHIKHEWFEKARHLHVTGITPALGTHTFAFIKEAMEEAREQGLTISFDPNLRRKLWDEQTARKILLELIPLCDVFLPGLEEAEFLLGEKTTVGYGEEFLRMGPSVVAMKLGEQGSIGFVGSHVFEQPAYHVDQVVDTVGAGDAYAAGFLDEWLEEDKPLNDEALITSIPRALKQANVTGALATQFPGDWEGAPTKDEVRQLMNKEHLVTR, translated from the coding sequence ATGGGTAACCGAACGGAGATCGTCACGATCGGTGAAAGTATGGTACTTTTTCAACCTTACACGGGAGGCACGATCAAGTATACTCCCCTTTTGACTAAATCGGTCGGAGGGGCAGAGTCCAACCTTGCCTTCGGTTTATCGCGACTAGGAAGAAAGGTAAGGTGGATCAGCCGAATAGGAGATGACCCTTTTGGAGAATTGATTCTATCGACTCTGGCAGGTGAAGGGGTGGAGGTAACTCATGTGGAGAAAGACCATGAGCACCCGACTGCTCTTTATTTCAAAGAGGCCAAAACACCAGGGGATCCGCGTGTACATTATTACCGGAAACATTCTGCAGCTAGCCAATTAGCCCCTGATCATATAAAGCACGAATGGTTTGAAAAAGCAAGACATCTCCATGTGACAGGCATTACACCAGCCCTTGGGACGCACACATTTGCCTTCATTAAAGAAGCTATGGAGGAAGCAAGAGAGCAAGGCTTGACAATATCTTTTGATCCTAACTTAAGACGGAAGTTATGGGATGAGCAGACGGCAAGGAAAATATTGCTGGAGTTGATTCCGCTTTGTGACGTCTTTCTGCCCGGATTGGAAGAAGCAGAATTTCTATTGGGTGAGAAAACGACTGTAGGTTATGGTGAAGAATTCTTGCGTATGGGGCCTTCAGTCGTTGCAATGAAATTAGGGGAGCAAGGGTCAATAGGCTTTGTTGGCAGCCATGTTTTTGAACAACCCGCCTATCATGTCGATCAAGTGGTGGATACGGTGGGTGCTGGAGATGCTTATGCGGCTGGTTTTTTGGATGAATGGCTGGAAGAGGATAAACCATTAAATGATGAGGCGTTGATTACTTCAATCCCTCGTGCTTTAAAGCAAGCGAATGTAACTGGTGCACTAGCCACTCAGTTCCCTGGTGATTGGGAAGGAGCGCCAACGAAGGATGAAGTCCGTCAGTTAATGAACAAAGAGCATTTGGTAACGAGGTAA
- a CDS encoding bifunctional 4-hydroxy-2-oxoglutarate aldolase/2-dehydro-3-deoxy-phosphogluconate aldolase, producing the protein MDQTILPELEDHKIIAIIRGIPSGTGEKVASALYEGGIRFLEITLNTEGALDMISNLKKKFGGRMKVGAGTVLSVEEAKASIDAGAEYIVSPYFDEEVVTYCLAKGVSVWPGTMTPTEMMRATNLGAPAVKVFPVGALGMKYIKDVRGPLGHIPMIATGGVNLNNIEEVLQYGVKAVGLGGSLVNNKLIAEGNYEEMTRLARAYVTKVQGGVVHG; encoded by the coding sequence ATGGACCAAACCATTTTGCCAGAGTTAGAGGACCATAAGATCATTGCCATTATCAGAGGTATTCCTTCTGGGACTGGTGAAAAAGTTGCTTCGGCTTTATATGAAGGGGGGATTCGTTTTCTTGAAATCACTCTGAACACAGAAGGCGCTCTTGATATGATTTCAAACCTGAAGAAGAAATTCGGGGGAAGAATGAAAGTCGGAGCAGGAACGGTACTGAGTGTAGAAGAGGCAAAGGCTTCTATTGATGCTGGCGCGGAATATATCGTCTCGCCATATTTCGATGAAGAGGTGGTGACATATTGTCTGGCCAAAGGAGTTTCCGTTTGGCCAGGAACGATGACTCCGACAGAAATGATGAGGGCGACGAACCTGGGGGCACCTGCTGTGAAGGTTTTCCCTGTCGGTGCCCTTGGCATGAAATATATCAAGGATGTCCGTGGTCCGCTGGGTCACATTCCAATGATCGCTACAGGTGGAGTGAATTTGAATAACATTGAAGAAGTTTTGCAATATGGAGTGAAGGCTGTCGGGCTGGGTGGAAGCCTTGTGAACAATAAGCTGATCGCAGAAGGAAATTACGAGGAAATGACACGATTAGCCAGGGCATATGTCACTAAGGTTCAAGGGGGTGTTGTGCATGGGTAA
- a CDS encoding UxaA family hydrolase produces the protein MESILKINEQDNVAVALKDLPQGTEVSIDGHPITLNAEIPRGHKVALVPMTKGTDIIKYGFPIGHLIDHVEIGDWVHTENTKTNLEGVQEYQYEPKFAANPFENESLTFNGFKRKDGRVGIRNELWIVPTVGCVNGIAEQIIKIFKSEVGGIAPFDNIQVLKHNYGCSQLGDDHLNTRTILGNAVKHPNAGGVLVLGLGCENNNVSDFEASLGDYDHGRIKFLTSQDVSDEIEEGVKCLHEIHQNAKSDHREEVPLSELKIGLKCGGSDGFSGITANPLLGRLSDYVVAQGGTTVLTEVPEMFGAEKLLMERAIDEKVFHKTVDLINDFKQYFITHDQPIYENPSPGNKDGGITTLEDKSLGCTQKAGTSVVIDVLKYGERLNKEGLNLLSSPGNDLVASTALGAAGCQVVLFTTGRGTPFGSFVPTMKISTNTQLYEKKKHWIDFNAGRLLEGSAPDEVLTDFRDYIIRVASGELVNNEKNDFREIAIFKSGVTL, from the coding sequence TTGGAAAGTATATTGAAGATCAATGAACAGGACAATGTGGCGGTGGCGTTGAAAGATTTGCCTCAAGGTACAGAAGTGAGTATAGATGGGCACCCAATCACTTTGAATGCAGAAATTCCAAGAGGACACAAAGTTGCTTTGGTACCCATGACTAAAGGTACCGATATAATCAAATATGGTTTTCCGATCGGACACTTGATAGACCATGTAGAAATAGGGGACTGGGTCCATACGGAAAATACGAAAACCAATCTAGAAGGTGTACAGGAATATCAATATGAACCGAAGTTCGCTGCCAATCCTTTTGAAAATGAAAGCCTTACATTCAATGGGTTCAAGCGCAAAGACGGTCGTGTAGGGATCAGGAATGAACTTTGGATCGTCCCGACGGTGGGCTGTGTCAACGGCATTGCAGAGCAAATCATTAAAATCTTTAAATCCGAAGTCGGTGGTATTGCGCCATTTGATAACATCCAAGTTCTAAAGCACAACTATGGATGTTCCCAATTGGGGGATGACCATCTCAATACAAGGACGATATTAGGAAATGCCGTTAAACATCCGAATGCTGGTGGGGTCCTCGTGCTCGGGCTTGGTTGTGAGAATAATAATGTCTCAGATTTTGAGGCTTCACTAGGGGATTATGACCACGGAAGAATAAAGTTTCTCACTTCTCAAGATGTTTCGGATGAAATCGAAGAAGGAGTCAAATGTCTGCACGAAATTCATCAAAATGCTAAGTCTGATCATCGTGAAGAAGTACCCCTATCTGAATTGAAAATCGGGCTTAAGTGTGGAGGGTCTGATGGTTTTTCTGGCATCACTGCCAACCCATTGCTAGGGAGGTTATCCGATTATGTAGTTGCTCAAGGGGGGACGACAGTCTTGACGGAAGTCCCTGAAATGTTCGGCGCGGAGAAACTGCTGATGGAAAGGGCGATTGATGAGAAGGTTTTTCATAAAACTGTCGATTTAATCAATGACTTCAAACAATATTTTATTACTCATGATCAGCCGATTTATGAAAATCCTTCTCCTGGAAATAAAGATGGTGGTATCACCACCCTTGAGGATAAGTCGTTAGGATGCACGCAAAAAGCGGGGACATCTGTCGTCATCGATGTACTTAAATATGGAGAAAGGTTGAATAAGGAAGGTCTGAATTTACTAAGCTCGCCAGGAAACGACTTGGTGGCATCTACAGCTCTGGGTGCCGCAGGATGCCAGGTAGTTCTTTTCACGACAGGAAGAGGGACGCCGTTCGGATCTTTTGTACCGACGATGAAAATTTCTACGAATACTCAACTGTACGAGAAGAAGAAGCACTGGATCGACTTTAATGCGGGGAGATTATTGGAAGGTTCTGCTCCGGATGAGGTGCTGACGGATTTTCGAGATTATATCATCAGGGTAGCGAGCGGTGAACTGGTCAACAACGAAAAAAATGACTTCCGTGAAATTGCCATCTTTAAATCAGGAGTCACGCTTTAA
- the uxaC gene encoding glucuronate isomerase, which produces MKNFMDETFLLNTETAERLYNNYAKDMPIIDYHCHLSPKEIYENKSYKTIADIWLDGDHYKWRLMRANGIDENLITGDAEPYEKFLAWARTVPKSIGNPVYTWTHLELQRYFNIYVALNEDTAPEIWDRVNEQLNQKDFGVRDLIKASNVEVICTTDDPVDDLRYHKQLKESDFETEVLPSFRPDKGLELNRDGYQEWVSKLEETSQVSINSYEDFLAALDARARFFNEIGGKISDHALDEVVYEETTMEEVSNIFKKARSGFKVSKEEEVKYKSFTLTFLGKIYAELGWVMQYHISAQRNNNTKMFQRLGPDTGFDSMNDGQIAKPLCRLLDALEQQDALPKTVLYSLNPKDNPVLATIAGSFQEGGVPGKMQFGTAWWFNDTKEGMLAQMKTLADMGVLSSFIGMLTDSRSFLSYTRHEYFRRVLCDLLATWVENGEVPNDDELLEPIIKDVSYRNAAQYLGFRKKPQHLKV; this is translated from the coding sequence ATGAAAAATTTTATGGATGAAACGTTTTTACTGAACACCGAAACAGCAGAGCGCCTGTATAACAACTATGCCAAAGACATGCCTATTATCGATTATCACTGCCACCTTAGTCCGAAAGAGATATATGAAAATAAATCCTATAAAACAATCGCAGATATTTGGCTGGATGGTGACCACTACAAATGGCGCTTAATGAGAGCTAATGGTATCGATGAAAATCTCATTACTGGCGATGCGGAGCCTTATGAGAAGTTCCTTGCCTGGGCTCGTACGGTTCCAAAATCGATTGGAAATCCAGTCTACACGTGGACACACCTCGAACTGCAGCGTTATTTCAACATATATGTTGCGCTTAATGAAGATACCGCACCGGAAATATGGGATAGGGTGAACGAACAGTTGAATCAGAAGGACTTCGGCGTGCGGGATTTAATCAAAGCTTCTAACGTGGAAGTCATTTGCACGACAGACGATCCTGTGGATGATTTGCGCTACCATAAGCAGCTGAAGGAATCGGACTTTGAGACAGAAGTTCTGCCGAGTTTCCGTCCCGACAAAGGTCTGGAATTAAATAGGGATGGATACCAGGAGTGGGTGAGTAAGCTTGAAGAGACTTCCCAGGTTTCTATCAATAGCTACGAAGATTTTCTAGCTGCATTAGATGCCAGAGCCCGTTTTTTCAATGAAATAGGTGGGAAGATTTCTGATCACGCTTTGGATGAAGTGGTCTATGAAGAGACAACTATGGAAGAGGTCTCTAACATTTTTAAAAAAGCGAGAAGCGGCTTCAAAGTCAGTAAAGAAGAGGAAGTCAAATATAAATCCTTCACACTCACTTTCTTAGGCAAAATTTACGCTGAGCTTGGATGGGTGATGCAATATCACATTAGTGCCCAGCGCAATAACAATACGAAAATGTTCCAGCGACTAGGCCCTGACACTGGTTTTGACAGTATGAATGATGGTCAGATCGCCAAGCCGCTCTGCCGATTATTGGATGCTCTTGAGCAGCAGGACGCTTTACCTAAAACAGTATTATATTCGCTGAATCCGAAAGACAACCCGGTTCTGGCGACCATTGCTGGAAGCTTTCAAGAAGGTGGAGTACCAGGGAAAATGCAATTTGGTACAGCATGGTGGTTCAATGATACGAAAGAAGGAATGCTGGCTCAAATGAAAACGCTTGCAGACATGGGGGTGCTCAGCAGCTTTATCGGTATGTTGACCGATTCAAGAAGCTTCTTGTCCTATACACGTCATGAGTATTTCCGGAGAGTTCTATGCGATTTGTTGGCGACATGGGTGGAGAATGGGGAAGTACCTAATGATGACGAGTTGTTAGAGCCGATTATCAAAGACGTTTCTTATAGAAATGCTGCACAATATTTAGGTTTCCGCAAAAAGCCACAGCATTTAAAGGTTTAA
- a CDS encoding tagaturonate reductase, producing MVRLNVEAVKNLQSINPSNKTLINKELPERAIQFGEGNFLRAYLNWMLEKMNQRNLFNGRTVAIQPTPHGKVVPKLQAQNHLYTTILQGVENGEEVQEVEVNSTISRSINPYESWEELLELAESDSIEFIFSNTTEAGLVYTKEEFPRTASPLSYPGKLTALLHRRFIHEEGARGFTIIPCELVEDNGDLLKSIVLRIAEDWSLSEDFKKWIESHNTFCNTLVDRIVPGYPKENAGEWERKLGYEDVLMAVGEPFHLFVVEADEPLEERLPFQTAGLNVKWAEVKPYRDLKVSLLNAPHTLLFPVGFLAGLQTVKEVMGDEIISSYVRNILYNEILPGLSFEKSEKQGFADAVIERFQNPFVKHRLADLGLNAVQKWKSRVFPLLPKDGTIPESMTLSIASLLHYYRPNIVHDGYFMGLHEGSEYKVRDDQVVLDAFIDFWQKDEQGREEISRLLSDKRIWGRDLSMEANNVHRYFLSIQNNGAKHTTEQMLKNNLAFENQK from the coding sequence ATGGTTCGCTTAAATGTAGAGGCAGTAAAGAACTTGCAATCCATCAATCCTTCCAATAAGACATTAATTAATAAAGAATTGCCTGAACGAGCGATCCAATTTGGAGAAGGGAATTTCCTTCGTGCTTACTTGAATTGGATGCTTGAAAAAATGAATCAGCGAAATTTGTTCAACGGAAGAACCGTAGCCATCCAGCCGACACCTCATGGGAAGGTCGTTCCGAAACTTCAGGCACAGAACCACTTGTACACAACAATTCTTCAAGGGGTGGAAAATGGAGAAGAAGTGCAGGAAGTTGAAGTGAATTCAACCATATCTCGCAGTATCAATCCTTATGAATCGTGGGAAGAGCTCCTTGAATTAGCCGAATCCGACTCGATTGAATTCATTTTTTCCAATACGACAGAAGCGGGGCTTGTGTACACAAAGGAGGAATTCCCCAGGACAGCGTCCCCGTTATCCTACCCAGGTAAATTGACAGCATTACTTCATCGTAGATTCATACATGAAGAAGGAGCACGAGGTTTTACAATCATTCCTTGTGAACTTGTCGAAGATAATGGCGATTTACTAAAATCAATCGTCCTTCGGATAGCTGAAGATTGGAGCCTGTCGGAAGACTTTAAGAAATGGATAGAAAGTCATAATACGTTTTGTAACACACTAGTCGATCGAATCGTACCTGGATATCCGAAAGAGAATGCTGGTGAATGGGAACGGAAGCTTGGTTATGAAGACGTGCTGATGGCAGTTGGAGAGCCATTTCACCTCTTCGTCGTTGAGGCAGATGAACCGTTGGAAGAAAGACTCCCATTCCAGACAGCGGGGTTGAATGTGAAATGGGCTGAAGTCAAACCATACCGTGATTTGAAAGTGAGTCTGCTTAATGCTCCGCATACGCTGCTATTTCCAGTAGGATTCCTTGCAGGGCTTCAAACGGTAAAGGAGGTAATGGGGGATGAGATTATTTCTTCTTATGTCCGCAATATCCTTTACAACGAGATTTTACCTGGTCTTTCCTTCGAAAAAAGTGAAAAACAAGGGTTTGCCGACGCTGTAATTGAACGGTTTCAAAACCCATTCGTCAAGCACCGATTGGCCGACCTTGGATTGAATGCCGTGCAAAAATGGAAGAGCAGAGTATTTCCATTACTTCCTAAGGATGGGACGATTCCGGAATCCATGACTCTGTCGATCGCTTCATTGCTTCATTATTACCGGCCAAATATTGTTCACGATGGATATTTCATGGGGTTACATGAAGGCAGTGAATATAAAGTTCGTGATGATCAAGTCGTTTTGGATGCTTTTATCGATTTTTGGCAGAAAGACGAACAAGGGCGGGAAGAAATCTCCCGATTGTTAAGTGATAAACGTATTTGGGGACGAGATTTATCAATGGAAGCTAATAATGTCCACCGATATTTCTTGAGCATACAGAATAATGGTGCAAAACACACAACGGAACAAATGCTGAAAAACAACTTAGCTTTCGAAAATCAAAAATAA
- a CDS encoding penicillin-binding transpeptidase domain-containing protein, with protein sequence MKRWILVIFSLLLLGLTACSEQPNPEDTFTAYMKAWESGEYAKMYGMLSKSSQGLMSEEEFVDRYTAIYEGIGMKELAVTYELPEEDQEYDTEEKPSFEYGVSMGSLGGEIQFSHSAELVYEEGEEENRWAVDWSSSMIFPEMEEGDTVRAWPLSPERGEIFDVDGKPLAVNGGVKQVGIAPGQMEKNSEEDVTRLKEELAEILNISVEYIDEQLGQSWVTKDTFVPLASINAEDEETIDAINELPSGISFQDDEDARRYPLGEAAAHLTGYVDEVTAEDLDEHEGEGYSAGDQIGRRGLESVMEDKLRGKPGGIVVIRNKEEERKTVLAETPAKDGEDVTLTISSDVQRAVYEQMKGDSGAASAIDPRSGEVKALVSTPSYDPNEEILNPNGAETTINKFNKTYSPGSTFKPITAAIGLETGNINPEENMAISGKTYSKDDWGGYKVTRVDGAAVDEQVNLRDALMRSDNIYFARSILKIGGETFMKETDEFGFGEDIPFPYPIQSSQILNGEAFDNEALLADTGYGQGQVQMSPLHLAMTYTPFVTNGTMLKPTLLKEEETGQTWHENIMSEETAAIVRERLKAVVQDSEGTAHDAELEGRSLAGKTGTAELKQSLEDENGQENGWFIAWDTENPDLMISMMIEDVDEGSHYVVPKVRNVFEQLR encoded by the coding sequence ATGAAGCGTTGGATTTTAGTGATCTTTTCACTCTTGCTTCTTGGCCTTACTGCATGTTCTGAACAACCGAATCCGGAAGATACGTTCACAGCATATATGAAGGCCTGGGAAAGTGGAGAGTATGCAAAAATGTACGGGATGCTGAGCAAAAGTTCCCAAGGTCTGATGAGTGAGGAAGAGTTTGTCGATCGCTATACAGCGATTTATGAGGGGATAGGGATGAAAGAGCTTGCTGTTACATATGAACTTCCTGAAGAAGATCAAGAATATGATACGGAAGAAAAGCCGTCATTCGAATATGGAGTGAGTATGGGCTCCCTAGGTGGAGAAATCCAATTTTCTCATTCCGCTGAGCTTGTATACGAAGAAGGTGAGGAAGAAAATCGCTGGGCTGTGGATTGGAGCTCTTCGATGATATTTCCTGAAATGGAGGAGGGGGACACTGTTCGCGCCTGGCCATTGTCACCTGAGCGAGGTGAGATTTTCGATGTGGATGGAAAACCCTTAGCTGTAAATGGTGGAGTGAAGCAAGTCGGTATTGCACCTGGTCAGATGGAAAAAAATTCTGAGGAAGATGTAACCCGCCTGAAAGAAGAACTGGCGGAAATCTTGAATATATCTGTTGAATATATTGATGAACAATTAGGGCAATCCTGGGTGACAAAAGATACATTTGTGCCTTTAGCTTCGATTAACGCTGAAGATGAAGAGACCATTGATGCGATTAACGAATTGCCTAGTGGGATTTCCTTTCAAGATGATGAGGACGCTAGACGGTATCCTTTAGGCGAAGCTGCTGCCCACTTGACAGGATACGTCGATGAGGTGACGGCTGAAGATCTTGATGAACACGAAGGAGAAGGATACAGTGCAGGGGACCAAATTGGCAGAAGAGGTTTGGAGTCTGTGATGGAAGACAAACTTCGTGGCAAGCCTGGCGGGATTGTAGTCATCCGTAATAAAGAAGAGGAACGTAAAACTGTCTTGGCTGAAACCCCCGCTAAAGATGGTGAAGATGTTACATTGACCATTTCATCTGATGTTCAAAGGGCTGTCTATGAACAAATGAAAGGTGATTCTGGCGCGGCTTCTGCGATTGATCCGAGGTCGGGAGAAGTGAAAGCACTTGTCAGCACGCCCTCCTATGATCCGAATGAGGAGATACTGAATCCAAATGGAGCTGAAACGACAATTAACAAATTCAATAAAACTTACTCCCCGGGTTCAACCTTTAAACCGATCACCGCAGCAATCGGGTTGGAGACGGGAAATATAAACCCTGAAGAGAATATGGCCATTAGTGGGAAGACGTATTCCAAGGATGATTGGGGCGGATACAAAGTGACAAGAGTTGATGGCGCAGCTGTCGATGAGCAGGTGAACTTACGTGATGCTTTAATGCGATCAGATAATATTTATTTCGCCCGGTCCATTCTTAAAATCGGAGGAGAAACGTTCATGAAAGAAACGGATGAATTCGGCTTTGGAGAAGACATTCCTTTCCCTTATCCAATCCAAAGTTCCCAAATACTCAATGGAGAGGCATTCGACAATGAGGCACTGCTTGCAGATACGGGATATGGTCAAGGTCAAGTTCAGATGAGCCCACTTCACCTGGCGATGACTTATACCCCATTTGTGACAAATGGAACCATGTTAAAGCCCACTCTTTTAAAAGAAGAAGAAACGGGTCAAACATGGCATGAAAATATTATGAGCGAAGAGACTGCAGCAATAGTAAGGGAACGTTTGAAAGCCGTCGTCCAGGATTCGGAAGGAACGGCACATGATGCGGAGCTAGAAGGGAGGAGCCTTGCTGGTAAAACAGGTACAGCTGAATTGAAGCAGTCACTTGAAGATGAAAATGGTCAGGAAAATGGCTGGTTCATTGCCTGGGATACGGAAAATCCTGACCTAATGATTTCCATGATGATTGAGGATGTTGATGAGGGAAGCCATTATGTAGTTCCAAAAGTGAGAAATGTGTTTGAACAACTTAGATGA
- a CDS encoding Glu/Leu/Phe/Val family dehydrogenase: MKRTESEKTESDITTHGQNPYEIVKSLIKESVTRLGLHENIYHMLKKPMRMLEVSIPVRMDDGTLKNFTGYRAQHIDILGPTKGGIRFHPMVNIDEVKALSIWMSLKSAILDLPLGGGKGGVIVDPESLSDRELETLSRTYIRKITPIIGPQKDIPAPDVNTNPEVMGWMIDEFDQLRGYNIPGMLTGKPIIIGGSLGRLEATGRGVVFTIREAAKELGMELDKSTVAIQGFGNVGSMTAKFLHELGVKIVAVTDARGGIYREEGIDIPDLLEFVGDKENYASDYPHADAITNEEMFGLPVDILVPAAVENQITKETAPTIQAKILAEAANGPTTPEGDKILEEKGIFVIPDILCNAGGVTVSYFEWVQNSMNYYWKEEEINQKLEEKMLFGFNTVFTMREEKKCFMREAAYMVGINHLVKAMNARGWVKDSDLSDS, translated from the coding sequence ATGAAAAGAACTGAAAGTGAAAAAACAGAATCCGATATTACCACACATGGGCAAAATCCTTACGAAATTGTCAAATCATTAATTAAAGAATCTGTTACAAGGCTCGGTTTGCATGAAAACATCTATCATATGCTGAAAAAACCGATGAGAATGTTGGAGGTATCCATTCCAGTACGTATGGATGATGGTACTCTTAAGAATTTCACAGGATACCGTGCCCAACACATTGACATTTTAGGCCCTACTAAAGGCGGCATACGCTTCCACCCGATGGTCAACATTGACGAAGTGAAAGCCTTATCCATTTGGATGTCTTTAAAGTCCGCCATTCTCGATCTGCCACTCGGAGGCGGGAAAGGTGGAGTCATCGTCGACCCTGAAAGCTTATCAGATCGGGAGCTTGAAACATTGAGCAGGACTTATATTAGGAAAATCACACCGATCATCGGTCCTCAAAAGGATATCCCGGCACCAGACGTCAATACGAACCCTGAAGTAATGGGTTGGATGATCGACGAATTCGATCAACTCCGCGGTTATAATATCCCTGGAATGCTGACAGGAAAACCTATCATCATTGGTGGGTCATTGGGAAGATTAGAAGCTACCGGGCGCGGGGTAGTTTTCACAATTCGTGAGGCAGCCAAAGAATTAGGTATGGAACTGGATAAATCCACGGTGGCTATCCAAGGATTCGGCAATGTCGGTAGTATGACTGCTAAGTTTTTACATGAGTTAGGAGTCAAAATCGTTGCCGTCACAGATGCTAGAGGTGGAATTTATCGCGAAGAAGGTATAGACATCCCTGATTTGCTGGAGTTTGTCGGTGACAAGGAGAATTATGCGTCTGATTACCCGCACGCCGATGCCATTACGAATGAAGAAATGTTCGGGCTTCCTGTTGACATTTTAGTGCCAGCGGCGGTGGAAAACCAAATTACGAAGGAGACTGCTCCCACTATTCAAGCAAAAATTCTCGCTGAAGCAGCCAATGGCCCTACCACCCCTGAGGGAGATAAAATCCTCGAGGAAAAAGGAATTTTCGTCATTCCCGATATCCTTTGTAATGCAGGGGGAGTAACGGTTTCCTATTTTGAATGGGTACAAAACTCTATGAACTATTATTGGAAAGAAGAAGAAATCAATCAGAAACTTGAAGAAAAAATGCTATTCGGCTTTAACACCGTGTTTACTATGCGCGAAGAAAAGAAATGCTTCATGAGAGAAGCGGCGTACATGGTTGGAATCAACCATCTCGTCAAAGCCATGAATGCACGCGGATGGGTTAAAGACTCCGACTTATCAGACAGCTGA